The Streptococcus parasanguinis genomic sequence CCTTTTTTTATTTCTTTGAAGCCTGCGATTCGGTGCACGGTATGGGTATCGTTGCAGAGTCGTATCCAGCTCTCAAGCGGCTCTACTCTTTGTTAAAATCGAACAGGCGCAACTCAGTTTACGCAATTTTTGCGAAAACGTTTGCGTACCATGTCATTATAAACTTTTTCCATATTTTCTGCAAGGGGTTTCTTAAAAAACTTTATATCTTTTTTAAAAAAGCCCCTTATCACTAGTTTAGTATTTATTATTAGCAATGTCAATGAATTAGCGGTTTTTATAGAAGAAAGTTTAGAATTAAAATATTTTTTAAAAATTTTCTCAAAATCACTTGCAAACGTTTTCGCCTTGTGATATACTTAAGTCGTTTTAGGAAAACGTTTGTCTAAAACGGTTTCTAATTATTATCTTTTTTTATTCTTTAGGAGGAATAAATCATGAAACGTACAATTTTACGTAGTGCTGCTGTACTTGGTACAGTTGGTTTTGCCGGCTTCTTACTTGCTGCTTGTAGCAATAGCTCTTCAGGTTCTTCTGAGGCAAGTAAAGAAATCAACGTCTATGTAGACAAAGGCTACAAATCTTATGTTGAAGAAGCTGCAAAAGCTTTTGAAAAAGAAAATGGCGTAAAAGTTAAAATCAAAACTGGTGATGCCCTTGGTGGATTGGATAACCTTTCTCTCGATAACCAATCTAAAAAAGCTCCAGACGTTATGATGGCACCATACGACCGTGTAGGTGGTCTTGGTAACGATGGTCAATTGGCTGAAGTGACATTGAACAAAGATAGCCACACAGACAAAACAACTGAAGCTCTTGTCACAAACGGTGGTAAGGTTTACGGTGCACCTGCTGTCATCGAAACGTTGGTTCTCTACTATAATAAAGATCTTGTAAGCGAAGCTCCAAAAACATTTGGTGACCTTGACAATCTTGCAAAAGATAGCAAATACGACTTTGCTAGCGAACCTGGTAAAACAACTGCCTTCTTAGCTGACTGGACAAACTTCTACTATGCTTACGGTTTGCTTTCAGGTAATGGTGGTTATGTATTTGGTAAAGATGGTACAGATCCTAAAGATATTGGATTGAACAACCAAGGTTCTATCGACGGTATCGAATATGCGAAAACTTGGTATGCTAAATGGCCAAAAGGTTTGCAAGATACTAAAGGTGCTGCTAACTTCATCCAAACACAATTCCAAGAAGGTAAAACAGCTGCTATCATCGATGGTCCTTGGAAAGCTGCTTCATTGAAAGAAGCTAAAGTAAACTATGGTGTCGCAACTATTCCAACTCTTCCAAACGGAAAACAATATTCTGCCTTTGGTGGTGGTAAAGCTTGGGTTATCCCTGCAGGTGCGAAAAACCTTGATGGCGCTCAAAAATTCATTGACTTCTTGACAAGCACTGATCAACAAAAAGCTTTGTTTGACAAGACCAATGAAGTTCCTGCCAACACAGAAGCTCGTAAATATGCGGTTAGCAAAAACGATGAATTGACAACTGCCGTTGTTGATCAATTCAAGAACGCTCAACCAATGCCAAATATCTCAGAAATGAGTGCTGTTTGGGATCCAGCTGCTACTATGCTTTTCGATGCTGTAAGTGGTAAAAAATCTGCAAAAGCATCTGCTGACGATGCAGTGAAATTGATTAAAGAAACCATCGAACAAAAATTCGGTAGCAAATAAGACAGTTTTTAGGTGTGAGTAAGAGGTTGGAGACAAAGTCCCAACCTCTTATGTTCAATTATCAACCTTCTACTAGATCACTGTCAAACTTGTCTTCTTGCTCTCTGGCAAGGACATTATAAGGAGATTTGAATGACTACAGAACAAAACCCTAAAAAGGCTATGTGGCTCTCTTTGATCCCGGGTCTTGGACAAATTTATAACAAACAAAAAACCAAAGGCTATATTTTTCTTGCCGTAACTGTTCTCTTTCTCGCCTATTTCCTAGGAATCGGAGTTGGAGAATTAGCGAAATTGGTTACACTTGGAACCGTCCGTGGACAAGATAATTCTCTCTTTATCTTGATTCGTGGCGCCTTCCACTTGATCATTACCATTGTTTACTTCCTATTTTATGCCTTAAATATTAAGGATGCTGGAACCGTTGCAAAACGTATCAACAATGGCATCGCTGTTCCAAAAACTGGAAAAGAAATGGTTCAAGCCATCTATGAAAATGGCTTCCCATATTTATTGATCATTCCTTCATACATTGCTATGACATTTGCGATTATCTTCCCAGTTTTAGTAACTTTGATGATCGCCTTTACCAACTACGACTTCAAACATACCGCTCCAACAACCTTGCTCGATTGGATCGGGTTCCAAAATTTCACTAATATGTGGACCTTGAGTACCTTCCGCTCAGCCTTTACATCTGTTCTTGGCTGGACCTTGATTTGGGCACTCGCAGCTTCTACTCTTCAAATCGTACTCGGTATCTTGACCGCTATTGTTGCAAACCAACCATTCGTAAAAGGAAAACGAATCTTTGGGGTTATCTTCTTGCTCCCATGGGCTGTTCCAGCCTTCATCACTATCTTAACTTTCTCAAATATGTTTAACGATAGTGTCGGTGCTATCAATGCACAAGTTATCCCATTGTTTGCGAAGATCTTCCCATTCTTAGATGGCATTTTGATTCCTTGGAAAACAGATCCTACTTGGACAAAAATTGCTTTGATTATGATGCAAGGTTGGCTCGGCTTCCCTTACATTTACGTCTTGACTTTAGGGATTCTTCAATCTATTCCAAACGATCTTTACGAAGCTGCTTATATTGATGGTGCCAACGGTTGGCAAAAATTCCGCAGCATCACTTTCCCAATGATTATGGCTGTTGCAGCTCCAACTTTGATCAGTCAGTACACCTTCAACTTTAATAACTTCTCCATCATTTACTTGTTTAACGATGGGGGACCTGGTTCTGTCGGAGGAAACGCCGGATCTACAGATATCTTGATCTCATGGATCTACAAGTTGACAACCAATTCTTCTCCTCAATATTCAATGGCCGCAGCGGTAACCTTGATTATCTCTGTGATTGTGATCTCAATCTCTATGGTTGCCTTCAAGAAACTACATGCATTTGATATGGAGGATGTATAAAATGAAAAATTCAGTTCAATTTAAACGCCGCCTCAATCATTTCTTGACTTACCTGTACATGGTAGTTCTTTCAATCGTTATCATTTATCCATTGTTGATTACGGTTCTATCAGCCTTCAAATCAGGGAATGTCAGTGCCTTTACACTTGATTTTAGTGGCAATCTTAGTTTTGATAACTTCTCAAAACTTTTCTCTGAAACTCATTATGGCACTTGGTATATGAACACCTTGGTTATCGCCATTATCACCATGATTGTACAAACAAGTATCGTTACCTTTGCAGGTTACGCATACAGCCGTTACAATTTCTTGGCGCGTAAACAAAGTTTGGTCTTCTTCTTGATTATTCAAATGGTCCCAACCATGGCAGCCCTCACAGCCTTCTTCGTTATGGCTTTGATGCTGAATGCCTTGAACCAACCTTGGTTCTTGATCTTCCTTTATGTTGGTGGTGGTATTCCAATGAATGCCTGGTTGATGAAGGGATACTTCGATACTGTTCCAATTTCCCTCGATGAATCTGCGAAATTGGATGGAGCTGGACACTTCCGTCGCTTCTGGCAAATCGTCCTCCCTCTTGTTCGTCCAATGATTGCCGTTCAAGCGCTTTGGGCTTTCATGGGGCCTTTCGGAGACTATATCTTGTCTAAATTCTTGCTTCGTGACGAAGTGAACTATACGGTAGCCGTTGGTCTTCAAACCTTTATCAGTGACCAAAAAAATCAAAAAATCGCCTTCTTTGCAGCCGGTGCTATTTTGATCGCGGTTCCAATCTGTATCTTATTCTTCTTCCTACAAAAGAACTTTGTTTCAGGCTTGACAGCTGGTGGGGATAAAGGATAAAATAGAATCTTATTTCAAGCACATTTTATTTTTAAGTTGAGGGTAGTATGGTGGATTCTTTACTACCCTTCGTTAAGAATAAAATCAATCAAAGAGACTTCTCTTTGCATTTCTGATACTCTTATGTTTAGAAAGGTCATCTTATGCCCTATCCTTTTAATTATTTCGCAAGTATCTTCAATTTCCGCTCTTCTTTTGCAAACCGCAAAAAACTGAGCTGGTTCCAAATGATTTTTACTTCTTTCTTTCTAATCTCTATCACACTATTACCTGTGGCTCTGCAAAATGCTCAACTCAAAACCTATCCTTTGACAACCTTTGTCAGCGATGTGTTTGATCCTTTATCAACAGACGTTATGAAAGATATCCAAGAACACGTCGTGATCAAAGACCAAGAGCTCACCTATACAGGGACTAACCCTGTACACAAGACTTCAAAAGGACAGGTTATCTTAGGCCAAGAGGCAAAGGCTAGTAAAGGCAAGGAGTTAACACTCCATTTTGATCGCAAACAATTGATTATCTCAAAAGAGAATAAAGAACTCGCTACAGTCTCATACCAGGCTATTAATCAAGAGAGCCTTCGGGATAAAAAAAGCTTCACTCAAGCTATCTCTAGCGATTGGTTCCGCGACAATCGACTCCCTGTCAGTCTCTTTCTCGTGATTTTCTCTGGCTTCTTGTCGACAGTCAATTATTTGATTCTCATCCTAGGGGCCTCTTTCTTCCTCTACTTGACACGAAAATCTCGACTCTTTTCACTACAAACTTTCAAGGAATGTTTCAACTGTATTCTGAATTGCTTGGGACTCCCTATTTTACTAAGTGTCCTCATCAGTTTACTATTCCATCAAGTATTTACTACGACGATCATGATCCAAAATGTCTTATTTGTACTCTATCTTGCTATGGTATTTTATAAGACCCACTTCCGTGATCCAGACTATCACCGCTAGGAGGTTTTCTCATGCGTGTTACCATCAAAGATGTGGCGAAACTCGCTGGCGTCGCGCCTTCAACTGTCACGCGCGTCATCCAAAACAAATCCACGATTAGTGATGAAACAAAAAAACGTGTCCGTGAGGCCATGGTCGAATTGGACTACCATCCCAATCTTAATGCTCGCAGCCTTGTCAGCCAATCTAGTCAAGTCATTGCTTTGGTCCTACCAATCGACAGTGACGTCTTCTACCAGAATCCTTTCTTCCCAACTGTTTTAAGAGGGATTACCCAGATCGCGTCAGACAATGATTATGCCATCCAAATCTGTACGGGGCAAAATGAAGAACGGCGGCTCGATAATCTCAAACAACTCATCTACGGAAATCGTGTAGATGGTTTGATTTTCCTTTATTCCAACCCGAATGATCCCCTCGTTGAATTTGCACTGAAGGACAAGTTTCCCTTCCTCATCCTTGGAAAGGCGGTCTCTCCTTTTGTTTCGCTAGTCGATAATGACAATATCAAGGCCGCATTTGATGCAACAGATTATTTTATTCAACAAAACTACCGAAAAATTGCTTTTATCGGGGGAAACAAAGAGCTGTTTGTGTCTCAAGACCGCTACCAAGGTTATAAAGAAGCCCTCCAAAAAGCAGGGATTCCTCTCGATGAAAAACTCGTTCATTTTTCATTTGGGTTTATGTTAGAAGATAATTCTTATCAAATGATGGAGAGTCTACCATTAACAGAACTAGATGCGATTATGACGACCGATATTCTCGTTGCTGAAGGGGTGCGCCAATACCTATTAGAACACCAGCTGACAATCCCGATTATTTCCTTTGATTCGATCAAGCCACGACTCGATATTGAAGCCTATATTGACATCAATGCGGTGGAACTCGGGCGTGAATCTGTCCGGACCATCCTTCAAATCATCAAAGATCACAAAGAAGGAAAAACCGTCTGCTACCGTCAATTGATTGACCATACCATTACGAAACTTTAGGAGTCTTTATGTCTACATTTACTGCTTATTTAGATGACCAAGACCTCATTCGTATCCAAAAGGGAGAGGAGCATATCCTTCCTTTTTATTTGAAAACGAACCAAGGTCATCTTGCCTTAATCCCTGTCAAAACGTCAAGTGCAGCGACTGACACAGGAGACTATTTCTTAAGCCCTATTCCACTTGAACTCGGAGAAGAGTACACCATCTACGATGCTACTGGAAATTCTTCTATACTCCACTATCGAAACATCGTTCGCAAACCCATTTTCGATCAAACCTTCACCTATACTGGAGAAGATTTAGGAAGTTTTTACACACCAAATCAGACGCAATTTAAATTCTGGGCACCCATTTCGCAAGATGTGACCCTTCATATCGAAGATCAGGTCTATCCAATGCATCGTACAGAAAATGGAGTCTGGGAACTTTTGCTTAAAGGGGACTGGGAAGGAGCTGCCTACCACTATGAGTTCCGTGTCAATGGCCTAGAACGTCGGATCCACGATCCCTATGCTCTATCCTCTTTAGCAAACTCTGGAGATAGCTTAGTCGTCGACCGCAAGAAGATCACACGTCCTATCACACGTGCTGCTCGTCAACTAGACCCGACAGAAGCAATCATCTACGAGATGAGCGTTCGGGACTTCTCTGTCCAAAAAGAGGCCGGCTTTAAACACCCTGGTAAGTTTAAAGGCTTGACAGAATCGCCTCAACTCAATGGTCAAATCCTTGGATTTGATTACCTTCAAAAACTTGGCATTACCCATGTACAGTTACTTCCTGTCTATGATTTCGGTAGTGTTGATGAAGAGAATCAATGGAAAGCCTACAACTGGGGTTATGATCCTGTCCAATACAATGTTCCAGAAGGTAGTTATGCCAGTGACCCCAACGATCCTTATGCACGGATTTGGGAGCTCCAAGATGCTATTGCAACCTATCACCAATCTAATCTCAGTGTTATCATGGATGTGGTCTATAATCACGTCTACCAGGCCGATGAGTATGCATTTGAACAAATCGTACCCGGTTATTTCTACCGCTATAATGCAGAAGGAGGGCGGACCAATGGAACCTTCTGTGGGAATGATGTCGCAAGTGAACGTTCCATGGTAAGACACTATATCAAGCAATCCCTCAAGCAATGGGTTTCCCTCTACGGTTTTGATGGTTTTCGCTTTGACTTGATGGGAATCTTAGACATTCAAACCATGACAGAGATTGCAGAGGAGCTCCGTGAAATCTATCCTAACGTCTATCTCTATGGGGAAGGGTGGAAGATGGATACAGGCCTCTCTGAAGACCAGCTCGCTCACCAGTACAACTCAAAACGATTACCAGATTTTGGCTTTTTCAGTGATAATTTCCGGGATACGGTCAAGAGAACACTCTTAGCCGGTCACCGTTGTGATAGTCAACATCCAGCCAATGATTTTTCTAATATCCTAACAGCAAATGTCGGGAAAGCAGGACCTGCTCATTTCATCCAACCTCAACAAGCCATTCAGTACGTCGAATGCCACGATAATGCAACTGTTTTTGATTATTTCCAACTTGAAAAAGAAGAGATTCGTCTAGAGGAGCGAAAAGCTCTCTCACGCCTCGCTCTTCATTTGGTATTATTATCCCAAGGTGTACCTTTTATCCATGCTGGTCAAGAACGTTACCGCACAAAAGGGCTCGAAGAAAACACCTATAACTTGCCAGATAGTCTCAACCAATTGGACTGGACATCCCTTTCAAAATGCCAAGAAGAACTTGCTTTTCTTAAAGAATTGATTGCTTACCGGAAATCGCAACCTCTCCTTCGTTTGAAAAAAGGACAAGAGATTCGAGATTACTGTGACGTCAAATGGTTGTCTGATTATCATTTTATCTACACGATTGAAAAAAATCGTGAAAAAATAACGATTCTCGTTAATATCGGTGATCAGGACATGACCTATCAACATCCGAGCGATAGTCAACTGCTATTTGCCTATCCTCATGCAAATCTCCAAACACCTATTCCTAAAGGAAAGGAACTTTCTATTTCCGCCCATAGTTGGCTCCTTCTCCGAGAAGCTGAATAAACAAAATAAGGTCACCACAATGTGGGACCTTATTTTTATTCTTCTGTTTCCACAAAGCGTCCAATGATATGAACGTTATCTGAAATGGTGATAAAAGCCTGAGGATCAGCTTTTTTCATAATATATTTGAATTCATTAAACTCTGCACGCGTAATAACTGTCAGCAGAACCGCTTTTTCCTGATGGTTATAGGTTCCTTCTGCATTGTGGATAATGGTCGCTCCACGATGCAATTTTTTATGAATCTTTTCAATAATGGCATCTGGCTGGCTCGTTACGATCATTGCCTGCATCCGTTTTTGCTTGGTAAAGACAGCATCCGTTACTCGACTCGATACAAAGATGGTAATCATAGAGTAAAGGGCATACTTCCAACCAAAAGTCAGACCAGCAATCAACATAATGGTCCCATTGACCAAAAAGGAGATACTGCCGACATTCTTTCCTGTCCGTTTTCGAATCGTCAAACTGACAATATCCGTTCCCCCACTGGAAATATTATTCCGAAGAGCAAAACCAATCCCTGTTCCCATGACAACCCCACCAAACAAGGCATTCATGATCGGATCGTTGGTCAACGTAATCACTGGCACGAACTGAATAAAGAGGGAACTCATCGAAACCGTAATAAAGGTAAAGATGGTAAATTTATGGCCAATTTGATACCAAGCCACAATCATCAAAGGGATATTGATGGCATAAAAGGTTAAGGAAACGGGAATCGTAAAGCCAATAAAGCGTTGGCTCAGAACAGATAAAATCTGAGCTAGACCTGTTGCACCACTGGAGTATACATGGCCCGGTTGAAAGAAGAAGTTGACAGCAATTGCTGATAGAAATCCATACAGCAAGGAAGCTGACACTTTTTCATCGTATTTCTCACGGGAGATGCTCTTCAGCACGCGCAATAATTTAATGTTATAAGCTAGTCGCCACACATGATAGCGAAATAGCTTATGAAAGCGAGTTTTTTTCATTTTCAATCCATCGATTAGAAGAAAAGGAGAATCTTAAAGCAACTAATTCCTAGACTTTCCTTTTTCTCTCTTGTCCTAT encodes the following:
- a CDS encoding extracellular solute-binding protein; the encoded protein is MKRTILRSAAVLGTVGFAGFLLAACSNSSSGSSEASKEINVYVDKGYKSYVEEAAKAFEKENGVKVKIKTGDALGGLDNLSLDNQSKKAPDVMMAPYDRVGGLGNDGQLAEVTLNKDSHTDKTTEALVTNGGKVYGAPAVIETLVLYYNKDLVSEAPKTFGDLDNLAKDSKYDFASEPGKTTAFLADWTNFYYAYGLLSGNGGYVFGKDGTDPKDIGLNNQGSIDGIEYAKTWYAKWPKGLQDTKGAANFIQTQFQEGKTAAIIDGPWKAASLKEAKVNYGVATIPTLPNGKQYSAFGGGKAWVIPAGAKNLDGAQKFIDFLTSTDQQKALFDKTNEVPANTEARKYAVSKNDELTTAVVDQFKNAQPMPNISEMSAVWDPAATMLFDAVSGKKSAKASADDAVKLIKETIEQKFGSK
- a CDS encoding carbohydrate ABC transporter permease, whose translation is MTTEQNPKKAMWLSLIPGLGQIYNKQKTKGYIFLAVTVLFLAYFLGIGVGELAKLVTLGTVRGQDNSLFILIRGAFHLIITIVYFLFYALNIKDAGTVAKRINNGIAVPKTGKEMVQAIYENGFPYLLIIPSYIAMTFAIIFPVLVTLMIAFTNYDFKHTAPTTLLDWIGFQNFTNMWTLSTFRSAFTSVLGWTLIWALAASTLQIVLGILTAIVANQPFVKGKRIFGVIFLLPWAVPAFITILTFSNMFNDSVGAINAQVIPLFAKIFPFLDGILIPWKTDPTWTKIALIMMQGWLGFPYIYVLTLGILQSIPNDLYEAAYIDGANGWQKFRSITFPMIMAVAAPTLISQYTFNFNNFSIIYLFNDGGPGSVGGNAGSTDILISWIYKLTTNSSPQYSMAAAVTLIISVIVISISMVAFKKLHAFDMEDV
- a CDS encoding sugar ABC transporter permease; amino-acid sequence: MKNSVQFKRRLNHFLTYLYMVVLSIVIIYPLLITVLSAFKSGNVSAFTLDFSGNLSFDNFSKLFSETHYGTWYMNTLVIAIITMIVQTSIVTFAGYAYSRYNFLARKQSLVFFLIIQMVPTMAALTAFFVMALMLNALNQPWFLIFLYVGGGIPMNAWLMKGYFDTVPISLDESAKLDGAGHFRRFWQIVLPLVRPMIAVQALWAFMGPFGDYILSKFLLRDEVNYTVAVGLQTFISDQKNQKIAFFAAGAILIAVPICILFFFLQKNFVSGLTAGGDKG
- a CDS encoding DUF1189 family protein → MPYPFNYFASIFNFRSSFANRKKLSWFQMIFTSFFLISITLLPVALQNAQLKTYPLTTFVSDVFDPLSTDVMKDIQEHVVIKDQELTYTGTNPVHKTSKGQVILGQEAKASKGKELTLHFDRKQLIISKENKELATVSYQAINQESLRDKKSFTQAISSDWFRDNRLPVSLFLVIFSGFLSTVNYLILILGASFFLYLTRKSRLFSLQTFKECFNCILNCLGLPILLSVLISLLFHQVFTTTIMIQNVLFVLYLAMVFYKTHFRDPDYHR
- a CDS encoding LacI family DNA-binding transcriptional regulator, whose amino-acid sequence is MRVTIKDVAKLAGVAPSTVTRVIQNKSTISDETKKRVREAMVELDYHPNLNARSLVSQSSQVIALVLPIDSDVFYQNPFFPTVLRGITQIASDNDYAIQICTGQNEERRLDNLKQLIYGNRVDGLIFLYSNPNDPLVEFALKDKFPFLILGKAVSPFVSLVDNDNIKAAFDATDYFIQQNYRKIAFIGGNKELFVSQDRYQGYKEALQKAGIPLDEKLVHFSFGFMLEDNSYQMMESLPLTELDAIMTTDILVAEGVRQYLLEHQLTIPIISFDSIKPRLDIEAYIDINAVELGRESVRTILQIIKDHKEGKTVCYRQLIDHTITKL
- the pulA gene encoding type I pullulanase, which produces MSTFTAYLDDQDLIRIQKGEEHILPFYLKTNQGHLALIPVKTSSAATDTGDYFLSPIPLELGEEYTIYDATGNSSILHYRNIVRKPIFDQTFTYTGEDLGSFYTPNQTQFKFWAPISQDVTLHIEDQVYPMHRTENGVWELLLKGDWEGAAYHYEFRVNGLERRIHDPYALSSLANSGDSLVVDRKKITRPITRAARQLDPTEAIIYEMSVRDFSVQKEAGFKHPGKFKGLTESPQLNGQILGFDYLQKLGITHVQLLPVYDFGSVDEENQWKAYNWGYDPVQYNVPEGSYASDPNDPYARIWELQDAIATYHQSNLSVIMDVVYNHVYQADEYAFEQIVPGYFYRYNAEGGRTNGTFCGNDVASERSMVRHYIKQSLKQWVSLYGFDGFRFDLMGILDIQTMTEIAEELREIYPNVYLYGEGWKMDTGLSEDQLAHQYNSKRLPDFGFFSDNFRDTVKRTLLAGHRCDSQHPANDFSNILTANVGKAGPAHFIQPQQAIQYVECHDNATVFDYFQLEKEEIRLEERKALSRLALHLVLLSQGVPFIHAGQERYRTKGLEENTYNLPDSLNQLDWTSLSKCQEELAFLKELIAYRKSQPLLRLKKGQEIRDYCDVKWLSDYHFIYTIEKNREKITILVNIGDQDMTYQHPSDSQLLFAYPHANLQTPIPKGKELSISAHSWLLLREAE
- a CDS encoding YitT family protein — protein: MKKTRFHKLFRYHVWRLAYNIKLLRVLKSISREKYDEKVSASLLYGFLSAIAVNFFFQPGHVYSSGATGLAQILSVLSQRFIGFTIPVSLTFYAINIPLMIVAWYQIGHKFTIFTFITVSMSSLFIQFVPVITLTNDPIMNALFGGVVMGTGIGFALRNNISSGGTDIVSLTIRKRTGKNVGSISFLVNGTIMLIAGLTFGWKYALYSMITIFVSSRVTDAVFTKQKRMQAMIVTSQPDAIIEKIHKKLHRGATIIHNAEGTYNHQEKAVLLTVITRAEFNEFKYIMKKADPQAFITISDNVHIIGRFVETEE